ggctccccagaaaccctccctccagtcggcagtTTTCctgtattttgacatccagccttagaactggggtgtggatagccagcacaggggtctggggctcccccttccatttcccagggaagggggagctgtgcagactgcggcgcggtgacgttgtgatgtcatgctcgtttgctcgtttttgtttagAGTTCTGTCCAACAGTTCAGCTTTCTATAGCAATGTGTTAACCAGATAGGGTTAATTttagggcgcctacctttctgggtacctgacccagtcgatggcagacatagaatgattCTGACCAAGGGGGGGTtgctataggctattgctccttgtgcctctgtgaggagggggtgggccaggttctggctcgtggcccCCAGTTGGCAAGAACTCCAACCGCATTGACTGATGTTATGGTCTAATACATACATTTCAGCTCCGAGGAGTCTCCGAGACTTGCCCAAAAaacggcgtttcattacattcaacgctggttttctggggggagccccgtcggctccctggagctttaccaggctgatatgctaatgtcagactttggcatcatacttgacgtgtgatgtcatactagtttgcttgttttctgttgtggagttctatccactagtttggcttttggtagcaattttaaccagaataagaGTTTGTTTTgaaatgcctacctttctggatgcttgacccggtcgatggcagacatagaatacttCCGGGTGACCTTTTCCAGAGCTTTCTGGAAAAAcctccggtcggcagtttttcgcgtgttttgacatccagcctcagaactgatgggtggatagctggcgtgagaggtctgggactgccccttccccttcccgggaAGGGGGGGCTGTGCAGACAGCAGCGCGACGAcggatgacgtcatactagtttgctcgtttttgtttggggagttctatccactagttcggcttttggtagcaattttaaccagaatagggcttTGTTTTGGGACtctttacctttctgggtgcctgacccttcgatggcagacatagaatgcttccaaccacacgggggtttctataggccattgctcaccttgtctctctgagggggcctggttctgtttcatggtccctggtaggctcttagaactccatacacatgactgatgccaaagtctgacattagcacatcagcctggataagctctggggaacctctgggtctcacccagaaaatggcgtttcattacattcaacgctggttttttgttttgttttcatttACATGTTCAGGGTAGGGATTTTAACAATTTGCAAAAAAATTTTGGGGGACACTTTATTTTCTGTGCACCCCCCAAAAGTCACAATAAAAGCCGCGCAGCACGGAGGTTAAGTAACAAGAAGGTGGGGGTAACAGGAAGATGAGGGGTAACGGGGATGTGGGCATTTAGGTtttatattcatttatttatttatttattatttcagATAGATGATAACATATCAAGTTTGGTAATTGCACAGCTTCTATTTCTTCAGTCAGAAAATACCAAGAAACCCATTCATATGTACATTAACAGGTTTGtgttgaattttcattgattacttATTAAAGTTTTATGCACATAACCCAATAGTTATATATGTAAAGTTGAGTATTGAAAATCCAGTTTTAAAATATTAAACAACTTCCATAATCTAGTGGGATTTCATAATACAGAGATCGCTTACTAAGTTAGATGATATGGGGCATAACCCTGTTTGAATTAGGTGGAGGTCTGAGTTAGCCAAAATTCTTATGGTGCATGCATATAAAATAAGCAAAATTCTAGGAAAACCCTCAGTAGCTTCAAAGTTTATGTGCTGGTGTAGCCAAGCATTAAGAATTGCACTAGACCTCTGAGACATCATCATCCATGATGACTTAGTGGAAGCTATAATCAGAATTTGGCTCTCTGAAGTGTGAGCAGCTTGGGATCAGAGAACTGCCCAAAACCAAGTGAAACTCATCAGAATGGTTAGACAAAATAAGCTgctaaataaataaactaaattGATAGAAAACAAAGCCTCAAAGATCATTGCCTCAAGATAACAACCCTTCCCTTAACGCACTCGACCACCACAAGATTGCAGCCCGAGTCATCATGGGTCCTGCCTAATTGTAGCCCCTAACTAAATAACCAGGATTGTTTCATTGATGTGTGCACCACAACCACAGTTTTTTTAAGGCTATCATAAAATTTAAAACTCCCATGCACACAAGGGGCTCACATTTGCTTCCTCAGGCCTCCAGTAACTGTCCTCCATCTTAAAAAAACATCCCCGAGTCCCTCACTTTCCTTCTAGGTCCTTAGTAACAGATAAGGACCATGTCTGGCACATCACCATCCAATGTGTGAATGTGCAGGACGGCACACTAGGAGCCATTGAACTTTTAACAAAAGCAAATGAGTGATTACCATGTACATGTTTACAGGCAAAATGTGTGCTGTGTGCAATTGTAATATTTagacatacagtatatattagTATGAATAAATACAATGTGTgcatatatttatacacatacTGTATATCTGTACATGCATATATTTTCAGTTATTCTACATGATGAACACCACATTTGACACATCAATACAACTTGTTAGCACAAGAAACTAAGTGAATAAAGTTAGAAACAATaaaaattaattactgaatatatTCCCATGCAACACCACGCCTCACCAATACCAAAACTTTACAGACATGTTAACAAAACCACATAAACTGGAAGCTGTTAGTTCCAAGCAGAGATAAACAGATCCCCCAAAGGACTGTAATGTTCACAACTTAATCAAAAGAAGTAAAATGTAACTTATTTCTGTAGATGCTTCACTGTTACACATTTATTTGTCTTGGCCATGTTCTTTTCTCTGTCTACAACATAGTGAGGGATTTTAGAACAAAGCATGACAACTGGAGTTGCACTCAAGTTCTTGGACTCTTTAAGTCAGTGGAGTTACCAAAAGAATATTCTTAAGTAAAAACAATTAGCATTAATTCATGACATTGTTTAGGTTTTCATAGGTTtcataaacttaaaaaaaaaaaaaaatttcttttTAAAGCCCAGGTGGAGTTGTCACATCTGGTTTGGGAATCTATGACACCATGCAGTATGTTCAACCCCCTATTGCTACTTGGTGTGTGGGTCAAGCCTGTTCAATGGCCTCACTTCTGCTGGCAGCTGGCACCCCAGGGATGAGACACTCACTGCCACATGCACGCATCATGATCCACCAACCCCACGGAGGAGCTCATGTTAGTCTTGGTTTATGTTCATATGCAGAGtgacactggtacagtatgtATAGATAGCATATTGAACATGTTTCATTTTAAATGTTTTACTAAGGTCAAGATAATATGCTCGCATACATGGTACCTTTAAACTGTTATTTATAGAATCATGTGTTCATGTATTAAGAGTAATTCTTTCTTTCATAGGCCATGGTCTATCACACTTTCGTTGGCACCATACTGTACGTTCATTTAACAGTTATCCTATTTTGATGGGGCAGTATGTGTCGTTgatttgtaaatatttactaagcATGAATTTTACATTACAATATGGCAACTTTTTAAATCATTTGCCTCATGGTGAACATTAGCTGACCATGTGGTAGATAGGTTGTGAAGGCCTATAGGATTCCATATTAGTATTGTTACATGCACATTCTCACATAAATATAATGATTTATTTGTGAATCTATTGATATTATAGTGGGTCTTGTTTATTGCTTCATGGACTAGTAAAAGATAATTAACATCAAAGCTTTTCTAtgcagttttattattattattattattattattttctaccacagacgtggagaTTTTCTTTGCAGTAATTGGATATTTTTAGGGGGATGGGGGACACTCGGTGACTCCCTGTTGCTATGCAGTTTTGGGTAGCTTTGTACCTATCAAGTCACACCAGGCCCTTGTGATTCAATAAAAGCCTACCGTAGACCAGAGGGTAAGACTTTATATTCTCACAGGGGTTAACGACCTAATTACTgtactgggttatcttgagatgattccggggctttagcgtcctcgtggcccggtcctcgaccaggcctcctttttgttacacacccccaggaagcagcccgtagcagctgtctaactcccaggtacctatttactgttaggtaacaggggcatcagggtgaaagaaacattttgcccatttgtctctgcctccactggggatcaaacccagaacctcaggactacgaatccaaagcgttgtccacccagctgtcaggcaccagGGTGGATCATTTCCCAATTTGCTTACATTTGCCTTTCTGTTTTATGTATTGATTTGCCTCTTTCTGGAGGTTAGCTATTTGGTGAAGATGTTCAACAATCACCCCTACTTTCCAAATCCCCCCTGTAAGTGGGGGCTAGATTTTGGCCTCCAATTCAAAGTAGGCTTTTATTGACTCGCAAGGGTGTGGTGTAACTCAAAAGGTAAGTAGCCAACCAGAGCATCTAGCTACTGGAAGCCACTGAGGTCCCTCCAGaaaaaggcatttcattacattcaatgctgatttttttATCATAAAATAGAGCCATAATTTACAACCATTTACATTAACAAATAGGGCATTAAGTGTAATGAAACATCCCTTTCTGAGATGTTCATTTGGTAGCTGCCCTTAGCTAAAGCCACTGATACTATAGGACACTGTTAATTAACACTTTGTCTGTGTGATAACATGATCGCAGTCCTTAAATCAAAACACGTAGTTCAGCTGAGGATGTTAACGCCACCCacaattaaaatatttgtaaatattCTATTTATTGTCAGAGTATTATGGGACTTGGTAAAATGCATGCAATTTTATTgccaacaatttgataccaaaatgaaatgaACGAGGTAGTGCAAAAAATAAGGTTAGAAAACTGGATAGAATATAAACATCGAGGTGGCACGCCGAGCCAGAACTGGGCCGACCAAAGTGTTTTAATATGCCAGGCTTCTGAGTGACCTTCCTTGTCCACATGAACAAGTACCTTCCTATATATCTTGGCCCCTGAAGACAGGTGGGGAAACATGTAGAGCTGATATTGATCCACTACCAAGAAAACCTCTTGCTATGACACACAAAACACTTCAAAATGTTCAAAAAACTCCCTCCAAACATTTTGCAAACTGCTAGAATTTCCACCTTAGTTACTGCCCTGTGACAGTTCTACAGACAATAAGGTTAGGGGAGATGGAACCCTCACTTTGAGCCCAACCCATCCCAGCTACCTTGGGGAAAACGGCAATCGACGAACGGAAATGGGGAGCTAACAAGCTACCAAGGCACCAATCTGAAGGGTTGTTTCATTACACTCAATGCTAATTTTAAACTGGCTCTTTTTGGTAGCCTCCCTTAGCTACCTTTTCACAACATTTACTTCTACTAAGGGTAAAGTACAAAACAAAAATCAGTACTGTATTGACATACTTGCCCACGGAAGCAGCAGCAGAAGAAATAGCCCTGAGTTGTAGAGATGAAGTAGATACAGTAATAGGTTGAGGTCAACGGCCTGTTACCACTCACTTTTTGGCAGGTTTAGACCGTAGATGCCTGAGTTCTATGTACTGTCTCTAAGGTTCTCACTTGCACTTGGTTTCCTTGGTTCACTCAGTGGTCTAGGGGGCTTTGCCCAGTTGTCTACCCATCTACTCCACTCTGTCATTCAAGACTTGTTAGACAGTGGGGTGACCTTGATTAGGAACTCTTCAGGTGTTGTTCCTGCTGTCCCCTGCACTAAAGAACAACTCATCACAGTTCCACTTCATCTTGTGGCTGAAACATATACCCTGTCTAACATTCCAAATGATCGTTTCCTTAGTGTGCCAGGTGAAGTCGGGCCATTCTTGGCTTGTTTCCTTGAATCTGTAGGATGCATATTGCTATGTATCAATCCATCTACAGTCCAGGGATTGATTGAGGTCCCACAAAGAGCAGAATATGGAGCTGGAACAGTGTTGACATAAGGCCAGAGGAACTAGGAACCAAGACAGGATAGGAAGATGCATTATTATTATAAGGAAGATATAGATTGCCTCTCAAAGGTTCCAGATATATGTTGTTCCCCAACATGAAAACATCAGAATTGTGGAATGGAGTCTCATAGGTCAGCAACTTGTGATTCTATGCACATGCAAAGAGGTTCACCTGAGGAACTTTGAACAAGTTGGAGACCTTCTAGAAGGATACACGGTCCCACTCTCAAACAACACCCAGGTCGGATGAAGACAGGAAAGGATGTCTGCCAATATTTTTGAGAGTCCCAGAATGTAGAACATTGAGAGAAATAGCCTAGAGAAACTAGAAGAGAAGTAATGGCCAGTGTCCAGTGCCATAAAGGAAAGAACCTAGATGATATCCCTTTTTCAGGCAACCAACTACTAATGAATTATCAGAGTAAAGTTGGACCGACCGCTAACCTTAAGTTTTAAGCATTGCAATACTATTTATACTACCACCAATTCCTTGACAGAGAGGTAGATGTTGACCAGCTCCATTACTAGAAATCAATGTCCTTATCCCACATGATGACAACTAAAAACAAAACATCAACCTATTTGGGATGGATCAGTGAAAAGCTTGATTGCTTCAGTTTCCTCTGGAAGTTTTTCCAGAGTTCAGTTTCCTGGTGATCTCGAGTAATTTCTCAAGCTTTTCACTGATGAAACCCCCAACCCAGATGGGTTGAGGTTTCATCTCCAGCCATCAAAACTTGAGGAGACATCACTAGTGATCTCCAAGCCAACAATGAGCATGCAAGCAGGGAAACTTGTTTATTTTCTCTTGAGCAATACCTGACCTAGGTGAAAACCACAAAGTTAagctttgttggttaggttattgAGCATTCGACTCATGATGCAGCCCTTACCAAGGACAGGGTCAAGATGGAAAGCAAGCCAATCCAAGGAGATCTCCAGAAAGGAGTCCCAAATAAAGCCCAATCAAATGAGCCTTTGCAAAAGCTGGAGCTGGGACCTTGAATTGTTGAACAGAAAATACAACTTTCTTAACTCCAACACTAGATCCCTGGCTTGCAAGCACTGATGAAGCCAATTGTTGAGATAAGCCACAATGTGAATCTTTGTATGCCAGAGCTGTTAAAAAAAAACAGCTGCCTCCTGGTGACTCTAGTTAATGTCTTACATGCCAGGCTCAAACTGAAAGGAAACCCCTTGAAGTGGTAAGATATGCCATGGACATAGAAACCAAGAAAATTCCTGAACTCTGGATGAATTGGAACATGCCAATAAGCATCCTTGAGATCTAAGAAAAACCTGGAGAACTTGTGAATGACCACAAATGTGTTTTTGCAGAGCAGTGGACAAAGGATGAAAGCATTGTCCTGGGAAAACGAATCATTTTCCTCCTGGTGGAACCTTTCTTCATCAcagaacattgacaaaacttcacCCATAGAGAATATGTGATGACAATCACCTCTTTATCCAACATATTCCAGATGCTAGACTAGCAGTAGAGTAGACAGTTGCCCGAGGCCCACACATTCTCTGGGACAAGAGGGTTTCAAGTCCAAGTTAGGCCACTGGAAATAACCTTCTAAGCCATGGAACTTAGAACCATGGAACTCCTGACCAAACCAAGTTAAAATTACACATCTTCAAGCCTGGGGCCTGAGCTCCAGGCATCCTATCCTGAGCAGGAGTCCAAGAGGGCTAGCCACATACTCCCCTTCCTTGGAAAGAATTGAAGTTGAAGTCTCTAGCTAAAATACCTGGTAAAAACACTGTAAGCTAACTGCCCAGGGAACAGAAGTGGAGACAAGGAAATAGAGCTTGGCTTGACATTACATCTGGACTATTCGAATGCCCAACACTTCATGTTTGAAGATCAGATGTGTAAAACATACTGTAATTTAGGCAAGGCCTCCAGCTGTTATTAAAATGGAAGACATATCTGACAACTTGCTCAGCCTAACTTGACCAGCAAACTCCTGAAGCCAAACATACAAGAAAACCTGAACAGCCAAAAGCTTGAGGATGTCGACAAGATGAAATTGTGCTTTCAATTCTGTGACAAGAAGATGCTGCAGTAAAGGGGAAAACATGGAAAAAGTCATTGATGAAATGCTACATCTTGAGACAACACTGGTGAATCTGGTTAAAGATGCCTTATGGTTTCCCTGCCAGAAGCAGATTGGAGATAAGGAAAGTTTCCTTCCACTTGAGAACACCCAACCTACAGACAAACCACCATTTCCCAAAGTCAAAGAGAGTTGCTCACTAGTCAGGTGGAAGCAGGATCCTGATATATCAACCTGGAATTAATATAATAAGGCtataaaaaaaagagagagggagggagggaaggacctACGGGCAGAGACGAGTTTGGTTCGGATGCATTGTTCTCATTCCAAAAAAACAGCAGTTTCAGGTCCTGCCTAGCCTGGCCAGGAGACAGGAGGGGCAGAATAAACTTTTGAAGACTCTGAGCATCATCCTGAATAGCAGGAAAGATGATCCAGACTAAGTAAAACTGAGGGTACAAGATGTCATCCATACAGAGTTAAACTGTATCCAGCATAATGGCCACAGACTATGAATGGTCAAAAGGAAGTCAAGCTAAGTCCTCACATATAGCAAGTTGATGTTTGTTTTTACTGACCAGGGAACAAAGCACCCATCTCTGAATAGTAAGATATCAAGCTTCTCACCCGAGAGGCAAATTGAAGTTTACCCACAGACTACTCTGTAATGTAGTCTGTGTAATGAGTCCATTACAGACTCTGTAATGCATGGTAGCTTCCCTTGTTCAGAAGAGAAAGAAGCAGAAAGACCAATTTGAGGCTTGGTCTCTTCATAAATAACTCCTTGGGATGAAGGCAAGTAAGTATCAAATGAAATCGCCAAGCCTTACACTAGGATGAAGATGGAGTATTAACCCTGCCTCCATCCTCCAGTCAACCAGTGCTTGTGTTTTGAATGTATGGAAGATTTGAGCTTTCTATAGCTCATATAAACTGGTCTCCACTGCTATCTAGTAGTACCAGTATGATCATGTGGGGACATTTGATAAGTTCTATGTGCTGTCTGTACCACAAATGTTGCACTGATGATTATACAGTTTGCTTTCCCCCTCAGACAGTATAATCTTACATTAGAGGACAGCTAAATATGAAAGCTCAGCAAAGCTCTGAGTTTGTTAAAGTTTATTGGCACCACCACAACTGATTTTGTGGACTCCCTTGTTTATCAGGTTACCTTTGGATTAAGGTATTAGCAACTATAAATGGATTGTAATCCTTATGCTGCATCCTGACTGTTGTAGTCCTTCTGTTGCATCCAGATACCACTGATATTCATTTAAATTCATTATCAAAGTTAATTTTAAAATAGTTAATAAGATAATAGGATGATATAACTTCCCTTAACAGTAAAAGTAAATAATTATATGAATATAATTTCTTCATAGGGCCAGGCAACGGATATTCAGATACAGGCAGAAGAGATTCTACGATTAAAGGACAGACTAACTCATTTGTATGTTAAACATACAGGCACTGTGTTGGAAAAAATTGGTAAGTTAGATCTTGTTAATATATGTTATATAAATATAAGTAAATTTCAATGTCTATATTTCTCTGTGTATGAACATTTAagcatttttttttacatatactGTAAAAAAGGTGGTTATTACTGCTTATAATGTTTGTGAATTAGAATTTTAGGGTTTATCTAATTGTCAAATAAAACTATTACATTATACTGTATTTTTTATGACTTTTATAAGCAACAATAATGGCTGcagataatttttttatattatggGTAGCTGATAAACTATCTTCAGTCTCATATTAACTCTTTTTGTAGACATTTAAAAATCCACCTAATTTCATTGGACCAAGTGCAGTTTTTTTGTTATTGTTAAATATAACCTAACTAAAGAAGAAAAGTTGAAATCATTGTGATAATTAATTTAAAATTCCTTCAAAGCTGCTTCTCTCATTATTCACTTAAAGTGAGACTTGGTACCATTTTTCTCTGACTTTTCAGCCATATAAAGGTGttctgaacactaatcttttcctggttgccctaaATAGTCTTCCTTCCATTTGACATTTTCTCCCTTTATATTGACAATCTTTTGCTCTGCTGTCGATGTGATGATTCCACTTTCCTCCAACACTAGCTCTAACTTGTGATTGATACTGCATCATCCTGGGCCactaatcatggcttcaagttcactACGACTGAGACCTGTGTTTTTACCTTTACTTGGATGCAGGTCATTCTATGGCCCCCATTGGCACTATGGTAATCCTctttctgtaaaaaaaaaaaaagtgctaaACTTTGAGGTTGAACTTTGACACCTGTTTGTCTTGGTAACTCCGTATCTCTCACATCTGAGTTGAATGCTGTAAGGCCCTTACCTAACTTAGTCTTGCCTTGTACTTCCTGAGGAGCTGACAGATGCTCATTCCTTTATTTGCACTCTTCTCTCGTGCTGTCTAAGCTCAATCATGCCTGCCCCACCTATTTCTCTGCCTTTCCTTTGACCCTTCATTGCTTGTGTGTCTGCACCGCACTGGGGTCACACCTCGGCTTTGGTGCCTTTCATTTGTCCCCTACTCAGCACTCGTAAATTGAAACCGATGTCCTGTCTAGAAAATCACCATGATTGTTACTGCCTTTGTTACCTTGCATGGTctctacagcatcctcactcctaCTTAATCACTTGATATCCATAAATGTGCATTAATGGTTGCAAAGTGTGATATGTCAAAATTTTATTCCTCTCATTTCTAAATGGTAGATGCAAATATGTTTCTTTTTAGAATGTTTCCAACTATTACATGCAATTATAAAACTATGTCAACTATTACAGGCCCAATGATGGAGCGTGACAAGTTCATGGATGCCAATGATGCTAAAGAAATTGGGTTAATTGATAAAGTGCTGACCAGTCCACCAAAAGTAGGAGATGCACCACCTGACACTCCAGAGTGACCAGTTGTACACTGCCAACCTCAGTAATATTTCATGGTCACCACCACTAACCCACATTTCCATCTGGGTAACACTTCAACCATGTGCAGCTAGTATGAAACTTAGGTTTATCTTTTTTGGGGATAAAAGTTTCTCTTCAGTATTCAATTGTGACTGCAATATTATCACCAAACTCCATAATAAGTAATGTTTTCACATTTTAATTGAGCTTTATGTATGAAATAAAAGTGACAATGAATTTATGGAGCAAGTAGTGCAGTAAATGTTTATTAATGAGCCATTTTTATAATTGCAATGGAAAGTATGAATTAAGTTATACTGTATTTTTGTAAGTTAAAACAATAATATAACCTTTATCTGATGGTTGGAAAGTTATACAAATTAAACACTATCACGAGATAATACTGTAATGTCCCATGGCACCTTTTATATGAATGATGAGGTCTT
This genomic window from Procambarus clarkii isolate CNS0578487 chromosome 1, FALCON_Pclarkii_2.0, whole genome shotgun sequence contains:
- the ClpP gene encoding ATP-dependent Clp protease proteolytic subunit isoform X2, coding for MNHSLVDQGSNCVIHPKAQWLVHPTVTSHVTKRMLGMIPIVIEQTGRGERAYDIFSRLLKERIICIMGPIDDNISSLVIAQLLFLQSENTKKPIHMYINSPGGVVTSGLGIYDTMQYVQPPIATWCVGQACSMASLLLAAGTPGMRHSLPHARIMIHQPHGGAHGQATDIQIQAEEILRLKDRLTHLYVKHTGTVLEKIGPMMERDKFMDANDAKEIGLIDKVLTSPPKVGDAPPDTPE
- the ClpP gene encoding ATP-dependent Clp protease proteolytic subunit isoform X1, yielding MAMLRSVQRLVAGSNCVIHPKAQWLVHPTVTSHVTKRMLGMIPIVIEQTGRGERAYDIFSRLLKERIICIMGPIDDNISSLVIAQLLFLQSENTKKPIHMYINSPGGVVTSGLGIYDTMQYVQPPIATWCVGQACSMASLLLAAGTPGMRHSLPHARIMIHQPHGGAHGQATDIQIQAEEILRLKDRLTHLYVKHTGTVLEKIGPMMERDKFMDANDAKEIGLIDKVLTSPPKVGDAPPDTPE